A window from Urocitellus parryii isolate mUroPar1 chromosome 1, mUroPar1.hap1, whole genome shotgun sequence encodes these proteins:
- the Rgs14 gene encoding regulator of G-protein signaling 14 codes for MPGKPKHLGVPNGRMVPAVSDGELSSTAGSQGQGEGRGSSLSIHSLPSGPSSPFPTEEQPVASWALSFERLLQDPLGLAYFTEFLKKEFSAENVTFWKACERFQQIPASDTQQLAQEARNIYQEFLSSQALSPVNIDRQAWLGEEVLAQPRPDMFRAQQLQIFNLMKFDSYARFVKSPLYRECLLAEAEGRPLREPGSSRLGSPDTTRKKPKLKPGKSLPLGVEELGHLPLAEGPGGRPLRKSFRKELSGGVANSALRRESQGSLNSSASLDLGFLAFVSSKSESHRKSLGSTEGDSESRPGKYCCVYLPDGTASLALARPGLTIRDMLAGICEKRGLSLPDIKVYLVGNEQKALVLDQDCTVLADQEVRLENRITFELELAALERVVRISAKPTKRLEEALHPILAKHGLSLEQVELHRAGEKEPMDLGKLVSSVAAQRLVLDAPPGGKIRETRNTSPCHSQGCPPRAQEKASHPSPTSPSSLAEAPSSSTGKRQTCDIEGLVELLNRVQSSGAHDQRGLLRKEDLVLPEFLQLPVQGPSSQKAPPQTESSVQPKEGPSDSTVHPAL; via the exons ATGCCAGGGAAGCCCAAGCACCTGGGCGTCCCCAACGGGCGCATG GTTCCGGCTGTCTCAGATGGAG AGCTGAGCAGCACAGCGGGGTCCCAGGGACAGGGTGAGGGCAGAGGCAGCTCCCTCAGCATCCACAGCCTCCCCAGTGGCCCCAGCAGCCCCTTCCCCACTGAGGAGCAGCCTGTGGCCAGCTGGGCCCTATCCTTCGAGCGGCTGCTGCAAGACCCACTGGGCCTGGCTTACTTCACA gaGTTCCTGAAGAAGGAGTTCAGCGCGGAAAACGTGACTTTCTGGAAGGCCTGCGAGCGCTTCCAGCAGATCCCAGCCAGCGACACCCAGCAG CTAGCCCAGGAAGCCCGCAACATCTACCAGGAGTTTCTATCCAGCCAGGCATTGAGTCCCGTGAATATCGACCGGCAGGCCTGGCTCGGCGAGGAGGTGCTGGCCCAACCCCGGCCGGATATGTTTCGGGCACAGCAGCTTCAG ATCTTCAACTTGATGAAGTTCGACAGCTACGCCCGCTTTGTCAAATCTCCGCTGTACCGCGAGTGCCTCCTGGCCGAGGCGGAGGGGCGCCCCCTGCGGGAACCTGGCTCCTCGCGCCTCGGCAGCCCTGACACCACGAGGAAG AAGCCGAAACTGAAACCTGGGAAGTCGCTGCCTTTGGGCGTGGAGGAGCTGGGGCACCTGCCACTAGCTGAGGGTCCTGGTGGCCGCCCGCTCCGCAAGTCTTTCCGTAAAG AGCTATCTGGAGGGGTCGCAAACTCAGCCTTACGCCGAGAGTCTCAGGGCTCCCTCAATTCCTCCGCCAGTCTGGACCTCGGCTTCCTTGCCTTTGTCAGCAGCAAATCTGAG AGCCACCGGAAGAGCCTTGGGAGCACCGAGGGAGACAGTGAAAGCCGGCCAGGGAAGTACTGCTGTGTGTACCTGCCTGATGGCACAGCATCCTTGGCCTTGGCCCGACCTGGCCTCACTATCCGAGACATGCTGGCAGGCATCTGTGAGAAACGAGGCCTCTCTCTACCTGACATCAAGGTCTACCTGGTGGGCAACGAGCAG AAGGCCCTCGTCCTGGATCAGGATTGCACTGTGCTGGCGGACCAGGAAGTGCGGCTGGAGAACAGGATCACTTTCGA GCTTGAGCTGGCAGCACTAGAGCGCGTCGTGCGAATCTCGGCCAAGCCCACCAAGCGGCTGGAGGAGGCGCTGCACCCCATCCTGGCTAAGCACGGCCTGAGCCTAGAACAGGTGGAACTGCACCGG GCAGGAGAGAAGGAGCCGATGGATCTGGGGAAGCTAGTGAGCTCAGTGGCGGCCCAGAGACTGGTTTTGGATGCTCCTCCAG GTGGAAAGATCCGTGAAACCCGAAACACATCCCCCTGCCACAGCCAG GGATGTCCTCCTAGAGCCCAGGAAAAGGCTTCTCATCCCTCTCCAACGTCCCCCAGTTCACTGGCAGAGGCACCTAGTAGTTCTACTGGGAAACGGCAAACTTGTGATATTGAAG GCCTGGTGGAGCTGCTGAACCGGGTGCAGAGCAGCGGGGCCCATGATCAGAGGGGCCTTCTTCGAAAAGAGGACCTAGTGCTTCCAGAATTTCTGCAGCTGCCTGTTCAAGGGCCCAGCTCCCAGAAGGCCCCACCACAAACTGAATCATCTGTCCAGCCCAAGGAGGGGCCCTCAGACTCTACTGTCCACCCAGCCCTCTGA